The Montipora capricornis isolate CH-2021 chromosome 3, ASM3666992v2, whole genome shotgun sequence genome window below encodes:
- the LOC138043957 gene encoding uncharacterized protein yields the protein MEENPTSPNSYKTVSGYIHSASPVKKAANSQTKYFNCSIQTNDIVVRAVCFNPDKKPHMEKIQKGKTAVTLFNVRSSIKDEVESVVIQNNTKMQPVVLPFSYKDISMMSSLPSLASLQDVSLEQLVEVKAKLTRLTAVKPQSNRFGQPLQKQEAILVDHTTSIKVILWQEHSVTRLLRKKHTG from the exons ATGGAGGAAAACCCAACAT cccCCAACAGCTACAAAACTGTCTCTGGGTATATCCACTCAGCATCTCCTGTGAAGAAAGCTGCCAATTCACAAACAAAATACTTCAATTGTAGCATTCAAACCAATGACATAGTAGTTAGGGCAGTCTGCTTTAATCCTGACAAGAAGCCTCATATGGAAAAAATCCAAAAAGGGAAAACTGCTGTCACCCTCTTCAATGTCAGAAGTTCAATAAAAGATGAAGTTGAAAGTGTGGTAATCCAAAATAATACCAAGATGCAACCAGTGGTTCTGCCATTTTCATATAAAGACATCAGCATGATGTCGTCATTGCCAAGTCTTGCATCGCTTCAAGATGTTTCTTTGGAACAACTGGTAGAGGTGAAGGCGAAACTTACTAGGCTAACTGCAGTTAAACCTCAAAGCAACCGTTTTGGCCAACCTCTTCAGAAACAAGAAGCTATTTTAGTTGATCACACCACCTCAATCAAAGTCATCCTTTGGCAGGAACATTCAGTAACACGCTTACTGAGGAAAAAACATACAGGCTAA